A stretch of DNA from Natrinema halophilum:
GCTCCGAGAGGAGGGCTGGATGCACAATCGCGTTCGCATGCTGGTCGCCTCGTTTCTAACCAAAGACCTCCTGCTCGACTGGCGCCTGGGGTACGACTGGTTCCGGCAACTACTCGCTGATCACGACACCGCGAGCGACGTCGGCGGTTGGCAATGGGCGGCGTCGACCGGCACGGACGCTCAGCCGTACTTTCGCGTGTTCAACCCCCTGAAACAGGGTGGCGAGTACGATCCGGACGCCAAGTACGTTCGCGAATACGTCGCCGAACTGTCCGACGTACCGACTGATGCAATCCACGGGTGGCACGACCTCGAGTCGGCCGAACGAGAACGACTCGCCCCAGAATACCCGGCTCCGATCGTCGATCATGCCGCTCGACGAATCCAAGCGATCGAAATGTTCGAGCGAGCTCGAGGCGAGACGCCCGAGTAATGCGTTTCTGCACGATATATTACCAGCGTTTATCAGATTGGGATATTTGCCATCACCCTTATCCGCTAGACTATTCTAGACGATAGTATGTCCTCACAGGACGACCTATCGCCCACCGATGGTTCGGTTCCACCGTCCCGGGCCATCGTCGAGTCAATCGCTGTGCACGAGGGCGTCGATGTGACTGCGATCGAACCCCCGGCGTACGACCCGTTGTTTACGGTCGTCAACCCCGAGGCACTCGATGAACTGTTCCGGACGACCGGCGATACCGCCAGTAACGTGGTTGTAACGCTCGAGTACGAGGGGTACGAGATTGTCGTCCGTAACGGAACAGATGTCGAAGTTCGGGAACAGTCGTCGAGCGACTCGGTCAACAATCCCATCGAGGAGTAATCGACACGGGATTTACACGCGGTGATCGCACTGCTTTAACTGTGTGCGGACGTCAGTCGGTCCAGTATGCTTCGTCTGGTCGCGTTTCGAATACCGCCCGTTCGAGCAGATCGATCGCCTTCTCGAGCCCTTCGCAGGAACTGGTCAGCGAGTCTTCGTGTTCGATGCTCATCGTGCCGTCGTAGCCGACCATCCTGAGCGTCGAAACGATGTCCTTCCAGTGGGATTCATCGTGACCGTACCCGACGGTCCGGAACAGCCACGATCGGTTCGGCTCGTCTTGATACGACGTCGTATCCAGGACGCCCTTCTCGCGGGACTGTGCCTCGTAGATCATGGTATCTTTGGCGTGTACGTGATGGATCGCATCCCGCTCACCCAGATAACGGATCGCATCGGTGATCGTGATACCCTGCCAGTATAGATGGGAGGGATCGAAGTTCGATCCGATCCGTTTACCGGTCTCCTCTCGGAGTCGCGCCATCCCGTGTGGCTCGTAGATCAGCATGTTCGGGTGCATCTCGATCGCGACGTCCACCTCGTGGTCGTCGGCGTAGTCGGCGATCTCGCTCCAGTACTCGATAGCTCGTTCCCACTGGTAGTCGAGGGCCTCGTCGTGTTCGGGCGGCCAAGGTGCCGTGATCCAGTTTGGCACCTCGTCGTCCGGACTGCCGGCCGGGAGGCCCGAAAAACAGGTGACTGCGTCGACCTCGAGCTGGGCGGCCAGCCGTATCGCCTCGCGGAGTTCGGTGTCCGACCGCGTCGCCCGTTCTTCGTCGGGATGGAGCGGGTTGTTGTGGGTAGCCAGCGCGCTAATGTGCATATCGTATTCGTCGAGCAGATCGCGTAGCTCGGCCTGTTCGCTCTCATCGTCGAGGTATTCGGATCGGACGAGGTGGTCCTGTCCCGGATGGCCGCCGACGCCCGGTTCTATCGCGCTGACGCCTTGCTCGTCGAGATATGGCAGCGCACTCTCGAGCGGTTCGTCGGCGAGTGGCGGGGTGTGAACGCCGATATCCATGGGAGATGCGACGACAGCCGGGGAAATAAAACGGGTGCAGGAACCGGTCGATCAATCCCTGATCGTCAGAACGCCGTCGTTGACGGCCACGTCGCTCGCATCCGCCGGAACGTCGAACTCGAATTGCCTTTCATCGACGGTGACGATCGCCGTTCCTCCGACGACGTCGACCGACGGTTCGCCGGCAATTGGGCCGAAATCGACGGCGATGATGCTTTCGTCTTCGTACTCTCGGTTGCTGATCGCGATGTCATCCTGGCCGCTCACCGCATCTTCCAGTTCGGGTGGGGTTTCCATGGACGGACCTACGCGGCACCCGTCCGTAAACGTCGTGCACGAAACTGCTCCTTCGAACGCCACCGGCCGGAACGGCCGATATCACGACATTTTCCCGAGTCCTGTCTACCGCCGTCCCGTGGTGCGAACGGCGTCGATCGAAAGACGATGTCTTTCGGACGACGTCGGCAGCCATCAGGGGGCGTGGACGCCCCGACCGCCCGAGCGGAACACTCGTTTCTGTGATTCTCCGCCTTCCACAGTGATTTGTCGCCTCTTTCTCCCGTGAGAAGCACTCACTCGTCGATCGTAATCGTTCGGCCTTCCTCGCTCGAGTCGTAGATAGCACCGATGACTGATTGGACGGTAAGCGCCTCCTCGACGGTACTTCCCCCGTCTTGCTTTCCGAGGATTCGGTCGAAAAACGCCCGCTGTTCGTCCGAGTGCGTATCGTTCTGGCGCGTTTCGATGGTCGTATCCTCGAGGTGGTCGGCACCGGCTTTGCTCGCAGAATAGATGGAGAGATCTCCCTCGAGGAGGTCGAACCGGGCCGCCGCATCGGTCCCGCGGGCGATGAATTCGTGGGTTGCAGGCCGGTTCGTTGCCCACGCAACCTCGAGCGAAATCGTTCGGTTTTCCGCACAACGGATGAAGGCGGTGGCGGAATCGTCGACGTCGAACCCATCCGGGCCAGCGTCGTCGGCCCACATGTCGAGGTAGGCGTATTCCTCGCGGCTTCCGAACTCGCTGCGGGTGACGCCGCTTACTTCCGTAACGTCGGGGTAATCGAGCAGATACAGTGCGAGGTCGATTGCGTGGACCCCGAGATCGATTAGCGCCCCGCCGCCCGCGATCTGGCGGCGGGTGAACCACGATCCCCGTCCGGGGATCCCTCGCCGCCGGACGTAGTTCGCCTCGATGTGGGAGACGGTTCCGAGGGCGCCCCTATCCATCCTGTTTTTGACAATTTCGACGGTGTTCGCGAATCGGTTGTTAAACCCTACCATGGAGAACCCGTTCGACTGCTCGGCAGCGTCGGCGATCCGCTGTGCGCTCTCTATCGAGTGGCCCAGCGGCTTCTCGAGCAAGACGTGGAGGTCCTGTTCGAACGCGTCGACCGCGTACTTCTCGTGATACTTGTTCGGCGTTGTGATGATAACGGCGTCGATGGTATCGTACAGTTCCTGATGGTCGTCGTAAACGTCAACGTCGTACCGGCGGGCAAATCGCGTCCTCGCTTCGGCGGCGACGTCCATCCCACCGGCGAGTGTCACGCCGAGATCGACGAGCCTCTCGGCGTGGTACTGGCCGATGTTGCCGAGGCCAACGATGCCGGTTTCGATGTCGGATCGATCTCGCATCATGTAACTGTGATCATGGTCGTCTGCGATGGTCTCGAATCGGTCAAATACACCCCTCCTCTAGCTATAGTAGAGCTTTTCGCTCGAGCGACTTCCGTCCATCGCCGACCGAAACAGATCGGCCCGAGAACGGCCTGGCCGGTAGCATCGTACGACTCAGTCGGCTTCTGACCTGGTTGTACCAGGCTCTCCGCTCGGTAGATCTGTCAGACCGTGGACCAGCGCATCGCCCGTGGCCGAATCGAATAGGTGTATCTTCGACCGGTCGAGCACGACCTCGACGTCCTGTTCCGCCTCGATTTCCGTGTCGGGAGTGACACTCATCAGTAACTGGTTCGGCGACGTGGCGGGATCTTCTTCCATCGATCCTGCTGCGCCTTCGGAAAGCAGGAGGTAGATGAACACCTCGTCACCCATCGGTTCGAGCACGTCCGTGCGGGCGTCGATCGGACTCGTTGCGGAGGCGAGCGAGTCCGCGTACCTGGTAAGGTGGACGTCCTCTGGTCTAACGCCCAGTGTGACGGCGTCGCCGACAGACAGACTCTGGAGACGTGTCGGATCGAGCTCCACGGTGAAGTTTCTCGTCTCGAGACCGTCCTCGACCAGTTCTCCCTCGATGAAGTTCATCGATGGCGAGCCGATAAACCCGGCGACGAACAGGTTCGCCGGTTGATTGTAACAGGTCAGTGGGGGGGCGATCTGCTGGAGTCTCCCGTCGTTGAGGACGGCGATCCGGTTGGACATCGTCATCGCCTCGGCCTGGTCGTGGGTGACGTAGATGATCGTAGTCCCCAGCTCCCGGTGGAGGCGCTGGAGCTCGGTCCGCATGTGGACCCGTAGCTTCGCGTCTAAGTTGGCCAGCGGCTCGTCCATCAGGAAGACGTCGGGATTCCGTACGATCGCGCGGGCGATCGCGACTCGCTGGCGCTGGCCGCCGGACATCTCGTCGGGCATGCGATCGAGCATCCCCTCGAGCTGGACGATGTCGGCGGCTTGCTCGACGCGTCGACGGACCTCTTCGTCGTCGTACTTGCGAAGTCGAAGCCCGAACGAGATGTTCTCGTAGACGTCCATGTGCGGGAACAGCGCGATGTTCTGGAAGACCATCGCGACGCCTCGATCCTTCGGCGCGAGGTTCGTCACGTCGTCGTCGCCGATGTACACGCGCCCCTCGGTCGGCTGTGTGAGCCCGGCGACCGCTTCCATCGTCGTCGACTTCCCACAGCCAGAGGGACCGACGAAGGTGACGAATTCCCCGTCTTCGATCTCCATACTTACGTCGTCGACCGCGGTGACGTCATCGTAGCGTTTCGTTACGTTCTCGAGTCGTACTCGTGCCATTGTCTTACTCTTTGAGTGCGCCCGCGGTGAGCCCGCTGACGATCTTTTCCTGTGCGATGACCACGAGAATCGCGACGGGGATCACCCCGAGGATGCTCGCTGCGGCCATGAGGTTGTACAACACCTGGTACTGGCCCTGATAGGCCAGGATGCCGTCGAGTATCGGTGCCCAGTTTTCGGGCTGACCGTCCGTCATGAGAAACGAGAAGAAGAACTCGTTGTAGACCGCGATGAAGGTCAACACGCCCGCAGTGGCTACGCCGGGTGCCGACAGGGGAATGATGACCCGGAACAGCGCGCCCAGACGAGTCGTTCCCTCGACGCGCGCGGCGTCCTCCAGACCGTCGGGAATCTGTCCATAGAACGTCGTCAGAATGAAGATCGCGAGCGGCATGAAGATGGCCGACAGTGGCGTCACGAGGGCGAACGGCGTGTTGTAGAGGGTTCCGTCGCCGGTGATCGGTCTGAGGAACGCGAAGGAGGTATTGAAGAGGTCGTTCAGCGGAATGAAGAAGGCCGCCGGTGGGAAAAAGGAAATAACCAGTACCAGCAGCATGAGCGGCGTTCGGCCGGGGAACTGGAGGCGGCCGAAGGCGTAGCCGGCGAGGCTGGCGATGACGAGGACGACGATGGTCGACCCGAGCGCGATCACGAAGCTGTTGAACATGTACACGTGGAAGGGGATGACCTGGAACACTTCCACGAACGCGCCGGGATTGAAGCCGTTCGGCGTGAAGACGATGTCCTGAAGCTGCCCTTCCGGCGTCAGTGCGACCATCAGCAGCCAGTAGAACGGGAACAGCGTCGTGAAGAGGAAGAAGATCGCCGCTACGTAGAACATCGCGCGGTACACCCGCTCAGGGTGGGAGATGGAATTGGCCGCCCACTGCTGGAGCGGGCCGCGGTCGAGTTCCGCGTCGCGGTCGTCCTCGAGGACCGTGGTCCCGCCGTCGGGTCGGTGAAGCGTCGGATCACGTGGCGGATCACCTCCGCCGTCGCCGATACCGTCAGTGTCGTTCGATTCTGTGTCGTTCGTCGGATCAGTGGAATCGTTTCGATCAGGCATCAGTACATTCCTCCTTCGGTGTCACGGAAGAGCAGTACGTAGATCGAGATGATCAGGCCGATGACGAGCGCCGTCGCGAAGGCGACGGCGGCGGCCGTCGCGAAAATTCGGGTCCCGCCGAACATCGCCTCGACGACCAGACACGTAAGCGACGGGACCGTCGTACAGCCGGCGGTCGACTCGATCAGGCCGAACACCCGCATCGCGTCCATCGTGCGGAACAGCATCGCGACCAGCAACGCCGGCATCACCAGCGGGAGCGTTATCATCTTGAACCGCTGCCACGGCGAGGCCCCTGCCACACGTGCGACGTCGTACAGACTTCGGTCGATGCTTTGGAGTCCGGCCAGGATCAGCAGCGCCATGAACGCCGACGACTTCCAGATGTCGGCCACGAGGATGATGATGAAGGCGTCCCTGCTGTTCGCGAGCGGTGTCGCGCTAAAGATGCCGAGACTCTGCATGAGGTCGGAGCCGAACCCGACTGTCGGCTGGAACAACAGGAAGAAGATCATCCCCTGAATGACGATCGGGACTGCCCACGGAAGGATGATTGCGACGCGGACCCAGCGTCGGCCTCTGAAATCCTGGTCGAGCACGTATGCTTGCCCGAACCCAATCACCGTCTCGAGGACGACGCTGATAACTGCGAACGCGAGCGTGACGAAAAGCGCCTGCTGGAAGAACTGAGTCCCGAGTTCGACGAAGGGAAACGACGACGTCAGCCCCACGTCGAGGAACTGCCGGGCCAGCCGGGCGTTGCCGGTGAGGATGTCGACGTAGTTTTCGACGCCCACGAACGCACCGAGCGGATCTATGCCACGCGTCTGGTCGGCGCGCAACGACATGACGAACGTTCGGAGCAGCGGGTAGAACGCGATCAGCGCTAGCAGCGCGAACGCGGGAAGCAACAGGAGGTACGCGTAGGCCGCCTCGCTCAGGTTCTCCATCCAGTTGATGACTGCGTTGCCGGTCCGATCGCGCTCTCTGCTCCTTTCCATGTCACCACCGGTCAACGTCCCGCCATCGGTGATCGTTTCGGCGCCGGTCTCCGGTTCGGCGCCGGACTGCGCCCCGTCGGTTGGCTCAGTTGTCATTCGTTTGTACCTCCGCTTCGCTCTGTTTGAGTTCGGTCGCGAGGTCGTTCATCGCCGACGTCGGCGATTGTTCGCCGCGGTAGGCCGAATTCACGGCCTGATAGATCAGAGCCGACTGCTCCGGCCAGAGATCGGTGGCCGGCCGGGGGATCGCGTTCTCGCTGGCCGACTGAACGACGTCGCCGTAGCGGGCGACGGGTCCGACCTCGTCCGTACTTGCCTCGGCGACCAGATCGAGGTTCGGCGGGAGGAACCCGCCGAGTTCGAAGATCGTGAGCATGACCTCCTCGTTGGCGAACGCCTCGAGGACCTGCAGGGCCTCCTCCGTGCGCTCCGAAAACGGGCTCACAGCGAGGTTCCAGCCGCCCAGCGCTGAAGCCGTTCCGCCGACGCCCTGATATTCGGCTTCTTGTTCGGAAACCGCGGACGGCGTCGTCATTACGCCGAGGTCCTCACCGAAGGCCTCCTCCGTTCCGGTCTCGGCGATCGCGTACGACCAGTTTCGGTTCGAGACGGCGTTACCCGCGGAAAACGGACTGAGTGATTCCTGTTCGGTCCACTGGACGATCGCCGACGGACTGATCTGGGGGTACCCGTCCAGCGTGTTCTCCGATTCGCCCTCGATGAACGAGCGCATCATTCGGATCGCATCGATTGCGCGCTCGCCGTCGACGGTGATCGGGCGCTCGCCTGCGGTGAAAAGGTTGTTCGCCCCACCGTAGTATGCGCCTCCCCACGACGTCATCACCTCGTTGAACGTGCAACAGGACAGCCCTTCGTAGGCGTTCGCTTGTGTAGTGTACCCGTAGCCCAGGTTGGCCTGGTCCCTCGCATCGCGGACAGCCGTGGAGAACTCCTCCCAACTCGGCGGATCCGTTCCCCAGCCGCCCGTATCGTATCCGGCGTCCGCTATGAGATCCTTTCGGTAGAGGGTAAACCCCAGATCGGGGAACAACGGGAGGGCGTGGAGGTCTCCGGTTTCCGGATGGCGAGCCGTCTCGAGGATGGCT
This window harbors:
- a CDS encoding HalOD1 output domain-containing protein, producing MSSQDDLSPTDGSVPPSRAIVESIAVHEGVDVTAIEPPAYDPLFTVVNPEALDELFRTTGDTASNVVVTLEYEGYEIVVRNGTDVEVREQSSSDSVNNPIEE
- a CDS encoding sugar phosphate isomerase/epimerase family protein, with amino-acid sequence MDIGVHTPPLADEPLESALPYLDEQGVSAIEPGVGGHPGQDHLVRSEYLDDESEQAELRDLLDEYDMHISALATHNNPLHPDEERATRSDTELREAIRLAAQLEVDAVTCFSGLPAGSPDDEVPNWITAPWPPEHDEALDYQWERAIEYWSEIADYADDHEVDVAIEMHPNMLIYEPHGMARLREETGKRIGSNFDPSHLYWQGITITDAIRYLGERDAIHHVHAKDTMIYEAQSREKGVLDTTSYQDEPNRSWLFRTVGYGHDESHWKDIVSTLRMVGYDGTMSIEHEDSLTSSCEGLEKAIDLLERAVFETRPDEAYWTD
- a CDS encoding DUF7127 family protein codes for the protein METPPELEDAVSGQDDIAISNREYEDESIIAVDFGPIAGEPSVDVVGGTAIVTVDERQFEFDVPADASDVAVNDGVLTIRD
- a CDS encoding Gfo/Idh/MocA family protein, whose translation is MMRDRSDIETGIVGLGNIGQYHAERLVDLGVTLAGGMDVAAEARTRFARRYDVDVYDDHQELYDTIDAVIITTPNKYHEKYAVDAFEQDLHVLLEKPLGHSIESAQRIADAAEQSNGFSMVGFNNRFANTVEIVKNRMDRGALGTVSHIEANYVRRRGIPGRGSWFTRRQIAGGGALIDLGVHAIDLALYLLDYPDVTEVSGVTRSEFGSREEYAYLDMWADDAGPDGFDVDDSATAFIRCAENRTISLEVAWATNRPATHEFIARGTDAAARFDLLEGDLSIYSASKAGADHLEDTTIETRQNDTHSDEQRAFFDRILGKQDGGSTVEEALTVQSVIGAIYDSSEEGRTITIDE
- a CDS encoding ABC transporter ATP-binding protein, producing the protein MARVRLENVTKRYDDVTAVDDVSMEIEDGEFVTFVGPSGCGKSTTMEAVAGLTQPTEGRVYIGDDDVTNLAPKDRGVAMVFQNIALFPHMDVYENISFGLRLRKYDDEEVRRRVEQAADIVQLEGMLDRMPDEMSGGQRQRVAIARAIVRNPDVFLMDEPLANLDAKLRVHMRTELQRLHRELGTTIIYVTHDQAEAMTMSNRIAVLNDGRLQQIAPPLTCYNQPANLFVAGFIGSPSMNFIEGELVEDGLETRNFTVELDPTRLQSLSVGDAVTLGVRPEDVHLTRYADSLASATSPIDARTDVLEPMGDEVFIYLLLSEGAAGSMEEDPATSPNQLLMSVTPDTEIEAEQDVEVVLDRSKIHLFDSATGDALVHGLTDLPSGEPGTTRSEAD
- a CDS encoding carbohydrate ABC transporter permease yields the protein MPDRNDSTDPTNDTESNDTDGIGDGGGDPPRDPTLHRPDGGTTVLEDDRDAELDRGPLQQWAANSISHPERVYRAMFYVAAIFFLFTTLFPFYWLLMVALTPEGQLQDIVFTPNGFNPGAFVEVFQVIPFHVYMFNSFVIALGSTIVVLVIASLAGYAFGRLQFPGRTPLMLLVLVISFFPPAAFFIPLNDLFNTSFAFLRPITGDGTLYNTPFALVTPLSAIFMPLAIFILTTFYGQIPDGLEDAARVEGTTRLGALFRVIIPLSAPGVATAGVLTFIAVYNEFFFSFLMTDGQPENWAPILDGILAYQGQYQVLYNLMAAASILGVIPVAILVVIAQEKIVSGLTAGALKE
- a CDS encoding carbohydrate ABC transporter permease, producing the protein MERSRERDRTGNAVINWMENLSEAAYAYLLLLPAFALLALIAFYPLLRTFVMSLRADQTRGIDPLGAFVGVENYVDILTGNARLARQFLDVGLTSSFPFVELGTQFFQQALFVTLAFAVISVVLETVIGFGQAYVLDQDFRGRRWVRVAIILPWAVPIVIQGMIFFLLFQPTVGFGSDLMQSLGIFSATPLANSRDAFIIILVADIWKSSAFMALLILAGLQSIDRSLYDVARVAGASPWQRFKMITLPLVMPALLVAMLFRTMDAMRVFGLIESTAGCTTVPSLTCLVVEAMFGGTRIFATAAAVAFATALVIGLIISIYVLLFRDTEGGMY
- a CDS encoding extracellular solute-binding protein → MGRDIAGRRDRPRLGRRSLLKTTAASAAVGSIAVTGCLARGRKPGTVVMTAASDIAGIMHSGGDKSSIQKALWEAGLDEDIRVEIQTVVSDSATRMQTAQSALEAGRSPPDIHMMDSGWTVPFILREQTVNLSDQFPNDVLEYVNNNYLGAILETARHPETGDLHALPLFPDLGFTLYRKDLIADAGYDTGGWGTDPPSWEEFSTAVRDARDQANLGYGYTTQANAYEGLSCCTFNEVMTSWGGAYYGGANNLFTAGERPITVDGERAIDAIRMMRSFIEGESENTLDGYPQISPSAIVQWTEQESLSPFSAGNAVSNRNWSYAIAETGTEEAFGEDLGVMTTPSAVSEQEAEYQGVGGTASALGGWNLAVSPFSERTEEALQVLEAFANEEVMLTIFELGGFLPPNLDLVAEASTDEVGPVARYGDVVQSASENAIPRPATDLWPEQSALIYQAVNSAYRGEQSPTSAMNDLATELKQSEAEVQTNDN